AGCTCTACGGCTTCGACAAGCCCCTCATCGAGCAGTACTTCATCTGGATCGGACGCCTTCTCCAGGGAGACTTCGGCACCTCGATCCAGACCAACAGGCCGGTGACGGAGGAGTTCCTCCGCCGGTTCCCCGCGACGCTGGAGCTGAGCGTCATGGCGCTCATCTTCGCCGTCGGCATCGGCATCCCGCTCGGGTACTGGGCGGCTCGCCGTCACGGCAAGTTCACCGACCACGCCTCGGTCGTGCTGAGCCTGATCGGCATCACCATCCCGGTGTTCTTCCTCGCGTTCATCCTGAAGTACGTCTTCGCGGTGCAGCTGGGATGGCTGCCTTCGGACGGACGCCAGAATCCACGAATAGATGCCACCCATCCCACCGGGTTCTATGTGTGGGACGGCATCATCACCGGAGAGTTCGATGCCGCATGGGATGCGATCCTGCATCTGATCCTGCCGGCGCTCGCGCTGGGCACCATCCCACTTGCGATCATCGTCCGCATCACCAGGGCGAGTGTCCTGGAGGTGCAGAACGCGGACTACGTGCGCACGGGTCGGGCGAAGGGCGTCGGGTCGCCGACGCTGCGCAACCGCTTCATCCTGCGAAACGCCATGCTCCCGGTGATCACCACGATCGGCCTGCAGACGGGGCTGCTGATCTCGGGGGCGGTGCTCACCGAGACGGTGTTCGCCTTCCCGGGCATCGGCTCGTTCCTGGCGAGAGCCATCTTCACCAGGGACTTCCCCGTCCTCCAAGGGTTCATCATCTTCATCGCGATCGCCTACGCGTTGATCAACCTGGCGGTGGACGTCTCCTACAGCTTCATCGATCCGAGAGTGAGGGTGCAGTGATGTCACTCCCCACCGTGCGAAAGGAGGCGGTCGTATGAGCATCGCCCTCCCGCCCGCCCAGGGCCCTTCGGCAGAGAGCGTCGGCAGCATCGACACCGTCGCGATCGCCCAGGCCGATCTGAAGAACGGTTCCGGCGGATTCTGGCGGGACGTGTTCCGTCGCCTCCGTCGCAATCCGACAGCGTGGATCGGCGCGGCCATCGTCGTGGCCTTCCTGCTCATCGCAGCCCTCGCGCCCCTGCTCGCTCCCTATCCGGAGACGGCGCTGCCGGGTGCGAAGTACATCACGCCCACCTACATCCCGGGTCCGGGAGAGCTGCCGCAGTTCCCTCTGGGCCTGGACCGCTTCGGCGGCGACGTGCTGTCCAAGCTCATCTGGGGCGCGCAGGCGTCGCTCATGATCGGCGTCATCTCCACCGCGATGGGTCTGGTCGGGGGCATGATCCTTGGCCTGCTCGCCGGCACGTTCGGCGGATGGGTGGACACCCTCATCATGCGCATCGTCGACATCATCCTGTCGGTGCCGAATCTTCTGCTCGCGGTGTCGATCGCCGCGATCCTCGGTCAGACCCCGTTCGCGATCATGATCGCGATCGGGGCATCGCAGGTGCCGATCTTCGCTCGCCTGCTGCGCGCGTCGATGCTGCAGCAGCGTTCGAGCGACTACGTGCTCTCCGCGCAGACCCTCGGTCTCGGTCGCGGCAAGATCACCATGTCGCATGTGCTGCCCAACGCCATCGGTCCGGTGATCGTGCAGGGGACCCTGACGCTGGCCACCGCCGTCATCGATGCGGCGGCCCTGTCGTTCCTCGGTCTCGGCGGCGGACGCCCGGAGACGGCGGAGTGGGGCCGCATGCTCACCTACGCGCAGTCCGAGCTGGCCATCGCGCCGTGGCTCGCCTTCCTCCCCGGTATCTGCATCGCGGTCACCGCGCTCGGCTTCACCCTGCTGGGTGAGGCGCTGCGCGAGGCGATGGATCCCCGGACGAGGGCACGATGAACGCGCGGGAAGACGGCGCCGTGAGCGCCGCGAAGGAGAAGCAGATGTCGACCGAACCGCTGTTGTCGGTCCAGGGGCTGGCCGTGGACTTCGCCACCATGGACGGTGTCGTGCACGCCGTGGAGGGCGTGGACCTCGAGATCCGCCCCGGCGAGACCGTCGCGATCGTGGGGGAGTCCGGCTCGGGCAAGTCCACCACCGCGATGGCGATCATCGGACTGCTCGCCGGGGGCGGCAAGATCGCCTCCGGCAGCATCCGCCTCGACGGGAAGGAGATCTCGCGCGCGTCGGAGCATGAGATGCGCGCGATCCGCGGTCGTGACATCGGTCTCGTGCCGCAGGACCCGATGTCCAACCTGAACCCGGTCGCGAAGATCGGCACCCAGGTGGCGGAGACGCTGCTCGCGCACGGCCTCGCCACACGGCAGAACGTGCAGACCAAGGTGGTCGAGGCCCTGACCGCCGCGGGCCTTCCCGACCCGGCGCGACGTGCGAAGCAGTATCCGCACGAGTTCTCCGGCGGCATGCGTCAGCGCGCGCTCATCGCGATCGGGCTGGCGTGCAAGCCCCGACTGCTGATCGCCGACGAGCCCACGAGCGCCCTCGACGTCACGGTGCAGCAGACGATCCTCGACCAGATCGGGCAGATGACTCGCGAGCTGGGAACGGCCGTGCTGCTCATCACACACGACCTGGGGCTCGCGGCAGAGCGTGCGGAGCGTGTGATCGTTATGCAT
This DNA window, taken from Microbacterium maritypicum, encodes the following:
- a CDS encoding ABC transporter permease, translating into MLRTIGRRLLFLIPTLFGLSILLFAWVRALPGGPAVALLGEKATPEAVARVNELYGFDKPLIEQYFIWIGRLLQGDFGTSIQTNRPVTEEFLRRFPATLELSVMALIFAVGIGIPLGYWAARRHGKFTDHASVVLSLIGITIPVFFLAFILKYVFAVQLGWLPSDGRQNPRIDATHPTGFYVWDGIITGEFDAAWDAILHLILPALALGTIPLAIIVRITRASVLEVQNADYVRTGRAKGVGSPTLRNRFILRNAMLPVITTIGLQTGLLISGAVLTETVFAFPGIGSFLARAIFTRDFPVLQGFIIFIAIAYALINLAVDVSYSFIDPRVRVQ
- a CDS encoding ABC transporter permease, whose translation is MSIALPPAQGPSAESVGSIDTVAIAQADLKNGSGGFWRDVFRRLRRNPTAWIGAAIVVAFLLIAALAPLLAPYPETALPGAKYITPTYIPGPGELPQFPLGLDRFGGDVLSKLIWGAQASLMIGVISTAMGLVGGMILGLLAGTFGGWVDTLIMRIVDIILSVPNLLLAVSIAAILGQTPFAIMIAIGASQVPIFARLLRASMLQQRSSDYVLSAQTLGLGRGKITMSHVLPNAIGPVIVQGTLTLATAVIDAAALSFLGLGGGRPETAEWGRMLTYAQSELAIAPWLAFLPGICIAVTALGFTLLGEALREAMDPRTRAR